One Planctomycetota bacterium DNA segment encodes these proteins:
- a CDS encoding type II toxin-antitoxin system RelE/ParE family toxin, which translates to MTVRLYTSPAARDDRREIGSYLYGETYDRDLVRRWFTSVRAETAYAVEYPRQTPPLIGFSNRPEGPLRRRIITGFKNYLLFYRFDENTVTVTRILHGSRDLRRVPDL; encoded by the coding sequence ATGACGGTGCGGCTGTACACGTCGCCAGCCGCACGGGATGATCGGCGGGAGATCGGCAGCTACCTCTACGGCGAGACGTACGACCGTGACCTTGTCCGTCGCTGGTTCACCAGCGTTCGAGCAGAGACTGCCTACGCCGTCGAATATCCGAGGCAGACCCCGCCGCTGATCGGCTTCTCCAATCGCCCCGAAGGCCCGCTGCGACGTCGCATCATCACCGGCTTCAAGAACTACCTGCTCTTCTACCGGTTCGACGAGAACACCGTCACCGTCACCCGCATCCTTCACGGCAGCCGCGACCTGCGTCGTGTGCCGGACCTGTAG